The Chthoniobacterales bacterium region TGGAGCCAGATGTTCATCTTGGCGGAATCGGCCGTGTCGCCCGGATAGTTCAGTTCCTTGGCCAGCTCTTTGCGCGCCGCAAGACTGCTGTCCATGCCCACCAGTTTCATCAGGTCCACGATGGAAACTTTCCAGTCGAGTTTTTCTTTGGACTTCGAGGAGAGGTCGTTGAGGTAAGCGGTGACGTCGATTTCCTCGACGGGAGCGGCCGCTGCGGCCGGTGCCTCGGCGGTGGCTGCTATCTCGGATGCGGCAACTTCCTTTTTGCCGCCGAAGACTTTGTTGATGATGGTTGCGAGTAGACCCATGGTGTTGTCGGTGTTTGGTGTTGTTATTTGTTGGCGAAAAGGGAAGCGAGGGCCGGAAGTTGTTTCACGACCGCATCGACCGCGTCGGGGCCCGCGACCGACTTGGCCTGCTCGAAAAATCCGCCGGCCAGAGGACCGGCTTTGTCGAGAGGAATACCGGCGCCTTGCAGTGCGCTGATCGCCTGCGCTGCGCCACCCAAATCGCCGCCGAGCATGCTGCCCGCTTTGGCCAATAGCCCGCCGAGCATTCCCGAGGCGTCGCCTGACGCACCCGCTGCCGGAGCCGATGACATCAGCGCGGATGCGCCCGGCAGCAAGCCGACCATGGCTTCAAATTGCGTGCCGCCCGCTTTTTGTTTGATGAAGTTGAGAAGAATCCCCACCCCGGCGCGGACGGCCGGCTCGGGAAGGCTGAGACTTTGACTGAGGGACTTGACGATTTGATCCATAAGGAACGCAGTTTTACCGGACCTCCTCCTCCGCCGCCAGTCTCCTCCGGCGTAATACCCTGCACAGGGTATGGGAACTCAGCGGTCGGCGTCTTCCGCGGCGGCAGAGGCCGCATCGTCGGCATCGAGAATGCGACCGAGTGCGTCGTAAAAATCGTCGAGCGCCTCGTCCGGAACCATGATGGTGTCGCGTCGTCCGTTCACGTCCTCCGTGATTTTCAAGACCCGGCCACGACTGTTCTCTTTGAAATCGAGAAAGAAAATCTTCCGTCCCGATACTACTTTTTCCGAGGCCAATACCCGGTCAGGACTGCGCGAATAATCATCATTCATGCCTTCACTCCTTGCTTCTCCTGAGAACCAATAAAGAAGCGGCTGGAACAGCGATCAAGGAGAAAAGATTAAGCGCCATCGAAAGTCCGTGCCAGCGTGCAAAGCCGGTGGTGCCGGGCGCGTGCACCGCCATCGCCGGCTGGATAAACAGCGGGATTGCTGTGAGAGCGGAAAGAGCGGCCAATTGCAGGATGAGCGCTGCGTTGGCATGCGGTGCTCGGCGGTTAAACCAGAGAATTAGCGTGGCGCCCAGTCCCAGCGCGATGGCGACGATGAAATATCCCGGAAACAAAGCCGTGGTCACTTCACCGGCGCGCTCGCGCGGGAACACGCCGAAAAGATGACGTGCCACGCCGAAGGTGAAAAACCACAGCACGGCAGTCCAAGCTCCCGCCAGCCACGTGTAGAGAATCATGCCCGCAATCCGACTGCGCTTTCAACGCGCGCCATGACTTTGTCCGCGAGCGCGTTGGCATGCTCTGCGCCGCGGCGCAGGACGTCATCCACATGGCATGGATCGGACTCGAGTTCCGCGCGCTTGGATCGCATCGGCGCGAAATATTCCCACACCGTGGCAAAAAGTTGTTTTTTGAACTCGCCGTAGCCGGAGCCGCCCGCGCGGAACTTTCCGGCCATGGTCGCGGCGTCGTCCGCGGACGCGAAGAGTTTGTAAAGTTGGTAAATGGCATTGGTCTCGGCGTCCTTGGGCGCCTCGACCGGCGTGGAGTCGGTGACAATCGCCATGATTTTCTTCTTCATCGTTTTCTCATCGGCGAAAATCTCGATCGTGTTGCCGTAGCTCTTGCTCATCTTCGCGCCGTCCGTGCCCGGAACCACGGCCGCGTTCTCGCGTATCGAGGGCTCGGGGAGCTTGAACACGGGCCCGAAGGTTTCGTTGATTTTCACCGCAATGTCGCGGGTCACTTCCAAGTGCTGTTTTTGGTCCCTGCCCACCGGCACGATATCGCTGTCATAAACAAGGATATCCGCCGCCATCAGAACGGGATACGAGAACAGCGCGTGGGAGGGTGCAATACCGTGGGCGATCTTGTCCTTGTAGGAGTGACAGCGCTCAAGCAGGCCCATCGGCGTGACTGTGCTGAGAATCCAGGTGAGCAGCGGGACTTTCGGGATGTCCGACTGCCGGAAAAGGAACGCCTTCGACGGATCGAGTCCGCAAGCCAGGAAGTCGAGCGCCACATCGCGCGAGTAACGACGCAGTGCGACCGGGTCGCGTAGCGTCGTGAGCGCGTGCAGATCGGCGATGAAATAAAGTGCCTCGCCTTGGTGCTGCAATTCCACAGCCGGACGCATCATGCCGAGGTAATTGCCGAGATGCAGCGCGCCGGACGGCTGGATGCCGGAAAGAATGCGTTTCATGCAGTGCGGACTTTAGTCGGTGCCGTGTCCTGAACGAAAGCGATTTGCAGTGCGCGTGGGATCAGGGATTGACGACATTGATCGGCTTGCCTTGCAGGAATGCCCGGATGTTCTGCGCTGTCACCTCGAGCAGGCGCTGGCGCGCACGTGGTCCGGTCCATGCCATGTGCGGCGTGATGATGCAGTTTGGCAGAGTGCAAAGCGGATGATCAGCCGGTGGCGGCTCGACCGTGAGCACGTCCAACCCCGCGCCCGCAATCGGGCCGCGCCTCAGCGCCTGTGCCAAATCCACCTCTTTGATCAATCCGCCGCGGGCTGTGTTGATGAGAAACGACCCGGCTTTCATCTTTCCGAGGAGCGTGGAATTGATCATCCCGGCATTCGCGGGCGTCAGCTGGCAATGAAGGGAAAGGACGTCCGCTTCCCTGATCACCCGATCGAGGGCCGACAATTCTCCACCGCCCTCCGGCTTGGACGGGCTGGCCATGAGGGCTTCCATGCCGAAAGCGCCGCCGATTTCCGCCACGCGCTTCGCGATGCGTCCGCGACCGATCAGGCCGAGCGTCAGTCCCGACAACTCCGTGACAGCGGTCTGCGGAGCGCACCACTCGCGCGATGCCGACCAATCCCCCCTCGCGACGAACTGTGCATGCAGTCCGACGCGGTTGCACAGCTCGAGGATCAGGGCGAACACATGCTGGGCAGCCGAATCCGTGCCGTAGGCCGGCACATTGCTCACGGTGATTCCATGCGTCCGCGCCGCGGAAGAGTCCACCACATTGTGACCGGTGGCGAGCACGCCGATGAATTTCAGCCCGGGCAGCGCGGCCAAGGTTTCCGCCGTGATCGGTGTTTTATTGGTGAGAATGATCTGCGCCCCCCGTGCACGCGCGACCACATCAGCTTCTGCCGTGTGCTTATACACCGTCAGCTCGCCCAAGTCGGCCACTTCGCCCCATGGCAGATTTCCGTCGAGCAAATGACCTTCATCAAGCACGACGATACGGTGGTGCTGTTTCATTCGTTTGATGCTGCGGCTTGTGCGCTTGCGGGCAAGTCCGGACTTGTTCAATAAACGTAATATTCCGGCAGCGGGAAGGCATTCCGGATGAGAGTGATCTCGGGATTGTCCCGCGTCGTCGCCAGAACTTCCACGATGTCGAATCGGAAGCGGATGTCGGGAAAATTCAGCAGGCGCAGCCACGCCATCGCACCGCGGGCGACGAGCCGCTGTTTCTCGTAATCGACCGCGTCGGCGGGGCGTCCGCGCTCTTCGGTGGCGCGGGTCTTTACTTCGACGAAAACGAGCGTGTCCTCGGGCTTGTCGCGGCAGACGAGATCGACCTCGCCGCCGCCGGGCGCACGGAAGTTGCGGTAAAGAATCCGGTATCTCTGGCGTCGCAAAAACTTCTCCGCCTCCCGTTCGCCCCACCGCCCGAAGGCGATGTGGTCAGGAAGCGGCGTGCGCGGCTTGCGCCCGAGCCACCGGCGCAAACGATCGGCGATGGGCGGGGCAGGGTCCATGTTCGCGTAGGGCTTCAAGGTGCTCGCGCACACCATAGCCTTTGTGGCGTGCAAATCCATATTGCGGAAATTGCGCATCGAGCAGCTCCATCGCGCGGTCGCGCGTGACCTTCGCGATGATGCTGGCCGCGGCGATGCTCAGGCTCAGGGAATCGCCGCCGACGAGCGCCGTGTGTTCCACCGGCAGTCCCCGAACCGGAAGCCCGTCCACCAGCGCGTGGTCGGGTTTGCGAGGCAGTGCATCGACGGCGCGGGCCATGGCGAGATGCGTGGCCCGCAGGATGTTGAGATCATCGATCTCCGCCGCCGAGGCCTCGCCGACCGCCCAAGCCACTTCAACCGTCGCAGTGATCGCCGTGAAAAGTTTTTCACGCTTTGGCGGGGAAAGTTTTTTCGAGTCGGTCAGGCCGTCGAGGGCGAAGTCACCGGGCAAAACGACTGCCGCCGCCACCACGGATCCGGCCAGCGGTCCGCGTCCGGCTTCGTCCACGCCGGCAACCGTTGCAAAACCGCGGGCTTGGAGAAGTCGCTCGCGGCTGAGGTCGCAGGCCATGGGGAGGCCCGGGGAAAGATCAGGCAGCCGCGGATTCGGCGCCGGACTTCTCTTTCACCGTGGTCGCCGATTTGCCTTTGCGTTTGCGCAGATAATTCAGTTTGGCGCGGCGCACGGAACCTTTTTTCTCCACCTCGATCTTGGCAATGCGCGGGGAATGGAGCGGGAAGACGCGCTCGACGCCCTCGCCGTAGGAGACGCGACGCACGGTGAAATTCTCGTTCACACCGGTGCCTTTGCGGCCGATGACGATTCCGGCGTAAATCTGGATGCGCTCTTTCTCGCCCTCGATCACGCGGGTGTGAACTTTGACGGTGTCTCCTACCGAAAACTTGGCCACATCAGCCTTGAGTTGCTCAGCCTCGATTTTGTCCAAAACATTCATGACTTCTTTCCTTTCACAAAAATGGCCCTGTTGTTTATCGCCGTAATGGCTTCAGGGCAACAACTTTCCTTGGTTCGAAAAGAACATATCTACATATCATGATATTTTGATGGGTTGCTTTTATATGAGCCTCAGGTATTTAATCGCTCCGTGAACAGTATTGCCACTCGAACCGGGGACGATGGAACCACCTCGCTGCTATTCGGATGCCGTGTGCCCAAGACCGATGCGCGCATCGTGGCCAACGGCCGGGTCGATGAACTCAATGCGCGCCTCGGCATGGCCAAAGCTTGTCTTCCGCCGGACGAATCCGAGTCGCGTGCTTTCATCGAGCAGGTGCAGCGCAATCTGGTCAATTTGATGGGCGAGGTGGCTGTTGCCCCGGAGGACTGGGAGCGTTACGCGGCCTCCGGTATGCCGAATTTTGACGAGGCGCTGCTCGGCGTTTTGGATGGGCGGGTGGCGCGTCTGGAATCCGAAGGTTTCACATACAAAGGCTGGGCGACGCCCGGTGCCAATCTCTCCGCAGCAGCCCTCGACTGCGCCCGCACCGCCTGCCGCGAGGCGGAGATTGCGCTTCTGTCGGTCAACCAGGCTGGTCTGCTCAATCCCCAACGCGCCGACACAATTCTCCAGTCGCTGAACCGCTTGTCCGACGTCCTGTGGCTGGAGGCGCGTCGGGCCGAAAGCGCCATTTTTTCCCCGCGCGAGTAATAACTC contains the following coding sequences:
- a CDS encoding DUF3597 domain-containing protein, with product MGLLATIINKVFGGKKEVAASEIAATAEAPAAAAAPVEEIDVTAYLNDLSSKSKEKLDWKVSIVDLMKLVGMDSSLAARKELAKELNYPGDTADSAKMNIWLHKQVLQQIAKNGGKLPSDLLA
- a CDS encoding DUF2780 domain-containing protein, encoding MDQIVKSLSQSLSLPEPAVRAGVGILLNFIKQKAGGTQFEAMVGLLPGASALMSSAPAAGASGDASGMLGGLLAKAGSMLGGDLGGAAQAISALQGAGIPLDKAGPLAGGFFEQAKSVAGPDAVDAVVKQLPALASLFANK
- a CDS encoding DNA-binding protein, with translation MNDDYSRSPDRVLASEKVVSGRKIFFLDFKENSRGRVLKITEDVNGRRDTIMVPDEALDDFYDALGRILDADDAASAAAEDADR
- a CDS encoding DUF4149 domain-containing protein, with amino-acid sequence MILYTWLAGAWTAVLWFFTFGVARHLFGVFPRERAGEVTTALFPGYFIVAIALGLGATLILWFNRRAPHANAALILQLAALSALTAIPLFIQPAMAVHAPGTTGFARWHGLSMALNLFSLIAVPAASLLVLRRSKE
- the trpS gene encoding tryptophan--tRNA ligase, translated to MKRILSGIQPSGALHLGNYLGMMRPAVELQHQGEALYFIADLHALTTLRDPVALRRYSRDVALDFLACGLDPSKAFLFRQSDIPKVPLLTWILSTVTPMGLLERCHSYKDKIAHGIAPSHALFSYPVLMAADILVYDSDIVPVGRDQKQHLEVTRDIAVKINETFGPVFKLPEPSIRENAAVVPGTDGAKMSKSYGNTIEIFADEKTMKKKIMAIVTDSTPVEAPKDAETNAIYQLYKLFASADDAATMAGKFRAGGSGYGEFKKQLFATVWEYFAPMRSKRAELESDPCHVDDVLRRGAEHANALADKVMARVESAVGLRA
- a CDS encoding D-2-hydroxyacid dehydrogenase gives rise to the protein MKQHHRIVVLDEGHLLDGNLPWGEVADLGELTVYKHTAEADVVARARGAQIILTNKTPITAETLAALPGLKFIGVLATGHNVVDSSAARTHGITVSNVPAYGTDSAAQHVFALILELCNRVGLHAQFVARGDWSASREWCAPQTAVTELSGLTLGLIGRGRIAKRVAEIGGAFGMEALMASPSKPEGGGELSALDRVIREADVLSLHCQLTPANAGMINSTLLGKMKAGSFLINTARGGLIKEVDLAQALRRGPIAGAGLDVLTVEPPPADHPLCTLPNCIITPHMAWTGPRARQRLLEVTAQNIRAFLQGKPINVVNP
- a CDS encoding YraN family protein, producing MDLHATKAMVCASTLKPYANMDPAPPIADRLRRWLGRKPRTPLPDHIAFGRWGEREAEKFLRRQRYRILYRNFRAPGGGEVDLVCRDKPEDTLVFVEVKTRATEERGRPADAVDYEKQRLVARGAMAWLRLLNFPDIRFRFDIVEVLATTRDNPEITLIRNAFPLPEYYVY
- a CDS encoding ribonuclease HII; this encodes MACDLSRERLLQARGFATVAGVDEAGRGPLAGSVVAAAVVLPGDFALDGLTDSKKLSPPKREKLFTAITATVEVAWAVGEASAAEIDDLNILRATHLAMARAVDALPRKPDHALVDGLPVRGLPVEHTALVGGDSLSLSIAAASIIAKVTRDRAMELLDAQFPQYGFARHKGYGVREHLEALREHGPCPAHRRSFAPVARAQAAHAAS
- a CDS encoding 50S ribosomal protein L19, which translates into the protein MNVLDKIEAEQLKADVAKFSVGDTVKVHTRVIEGEKERIQIYAGIVIGRKGTGVNENFTVRRVSYGEGVERVFPLHSPRIAKIEVEKKGSVRRAKLNYLRKRKGKSATTVKEKSGAESAAA
- a CDS encoding ATP:cob(I)alamin adenosyltransferase — protein: MLLYEPQVFNRSVNSIATRTGDDGTTSLLFGCRVPKTDARIVANGRVDELNARLGMAKACLPPDESESRAFIEQVQRNLVNLMGEVAVAPEDWERYAASGMPNFDEALLGVLDGRVARLESEGFTYKGWATPGANLSAAALDCARTACREAEIALLSVNQAGLLNPQRADTILQSLNRLSDVLWLEARRAESAIFSPRE